In Colletotrichum destructivum chromosome 8, complete sequence, the following proteins share a genomic window:
- a CDS encoding Putative tyrosinase copper-binding domain, di-copper centre-containing domain superfamily → MASSSFLTIGVLVLLFTLALAGPYPRDRVDRLQDAGMRKLKAHLARHPPKSRCTLKNAVKRKEWSSLTLDERLSYISAVKCLASKPPKYSPSVVPGARSRYDDFVATHIQQTMSIHATANFLSWHRYYVWAYEKALREECGYKGYQPYEHWPYYASDPLSSPVFNGNETSMSGDGSYVPHPGVPFGTLTIQPANGGGCIMSGPFKDFKTNLGPLAPVLTDVPPNPRQDGLGYNPRCLRRDINPNSSKFTSEAHTYDLITQNPDIYWFQTVMQGEMEKGQPGVHGGGHFTISGDPGGDFFNSPADPAFFLHHAMIDRTWWIWQMQDLNKRLKAVSGTIGPMGVGVNGTLNDDVDLSVNAPKVKLGDLLDTMNGPFCYIYV, encoded by the exons ATGGCTTCTTCTAGCTTTCTAACCATTGGCGTCCTCGTACTTTTGTTCACCCTGGCTCTTGCTGGCCCGTACCCGAGAGACAGAGTTGATCGGCTACAAGATGCTGGCATGAGGAAGCTCAAGGCGCATCTGGCTCGCCATCCGCCAAAGTCTCGTTGCACGCTCAAAAACGCCGTCAAGCGAAAGGAGTG GTCTTCACTCACGCTCGACGAGAGACTTAGTTACATCTCGGCTGTGAAGTGTCTcgcgtcgaagccgccgaaaTACTCCCCATCGGTTGTTCCCGGCGCAAGAAGTCGTTACGACGATTTCGTAGCCACCCACATCCAGCAAACCATGAGCATCCACGCAACG GCCAACTTCTTGTCATGGCATCGATACTACGTCTGGGCATACGAGAAAGCACTGAGGGAAGAATGCGGGTACAAGGGTTACCAACCG TATGAACACTGGCCATACTATGCCTCCGATCCCCTGAGCTCTCCGGTTTTCAACGGCAATGAGACAAGCATGTCTGGCGACGGGTCCTATGTCCCTCATCCGGGAGTCCCGTTCGGCACTCTGACCATCCAGCCGGCTAACGGGGGAGGCTGCATCATGAGCGGGCCGTTCAAAGA CTTCAAGACGAACCTCGGTCCATTAGCCCCGGTCCTCACCGACGTCCCGCCCAACCCCCGTCAAGACGGTCTGGGATACAATCCCCGCTGCCTCCGTCGCGATATCAACCCCAACTCGTCCAAGTTTACGAGCGAGGCTCATACCTACGACCTCATCACTCAAAACCCGGACATCTACTGGTTCCAGACTGTGATGCAGGGCGAGATGGAAAAGGGGCAACCTGGCGTCCACGGGGGTGGGCATTTCACCATTTCCGGTGACCCTGGCGGC GACTTTTTCAATTCCCCTGCTGACCCAGCTTTCTTCCTCCACCACGCCATGATTGACCGCACCTGGTGGATCTGGCAGATGCAGGACCTCAACAAGCGCTTGAAGGCGGTGTCCGGAACGATTGGGCCGATGGGCGTCGGGGTGAACGGCACGCTCAACGATGACGTTGACCTGTCGGTGAATGCTCCGAAAGTCAAGTTGGGTGACTTGCTCGACACGATGAACGGCCCTTTCTGTTACATCTATGTGTGA
- a CDS encoding uncharacterized protein (Putative na+/H+ antiporter, fungi, cation/H+ exchanger): MPTLDPSELNVVLAIFGAFIILFGILSVKIKNVWYLGEALPAVVLGICLGPIAARFIDSERWGSAVEGQTNDITLGVMRVMIGIQLVMAGYQLPAKYQKNRWKDMLVLMIPIMTLMWLATTICILATIPKVTLLGAMVIASCVTSTDPVLSQAVAKGPFSDKFVRRSLREIISSEAGANDGFGFPFLMLATYLMRHAEGSEANADASAAQAVARAILPRAGDVARQGGGVGIALQNWFLETWLYFVLMSIAYGVVVGTLIRFALKYSVRKKWIDSESYVLVPTAIGLFMMGTSGSIGTDDLLSCFVAGSALNWDGEYLAEAQKRHDEVNASIDVLLNFGGFIYLGSIIPWGEFNSDITGISPGRLFGLGALVLAFRRIPAVLLTYKLMPNTIKDWKEALFMGYFGPIGVGAAFYVEHARHLFPKVAEAAGDNEVTDMLRAIGPVVYWLALFSIIVHGLSIPALNLIYEYMGVQPIQEDAVAVRRRSVRVPPPSNAVEGDKETFIAFNRFSRPNLSTESLSHMGDDDSSTVTDEKIRWPDLESGLRQAKKNAKLSPRRSFNVPRLSPPRSLSRPATSASQVKWDQSHATQD, encoded by the exons ATGCCTACTCTCGATCCTAGCGAACTGAATGTCGTGCTCGCCATCTTTG GAGCTTTCATCATTCTCTTTGGCATCCTTTCGGTGAAGATCAAGAATGTGTGGTACTTGGGCGAGGCCT TGCCGGCCGTCGTGTTGGGCATATGCCTTGGTCCAATAGCGGCCAGATTCATCGACAGTGAACGATGGGGATCGGCTGTCGAGGGTCAAACCAACGACATCACTCTC GGCGTCATGAGAGTGATGATCGGCATCCAACTGGTCATGGCCGGCTACCAGCTCCCGGCAAAGTACCAGAAGAACAGATGGAAGGACATGCTCGTGCTCATGATCCCCATCATGACGCTCATGTGGCTAGCCACGACCATCTGTATCCTCGCAACGATCCCCAAGGTGACGCTCCTGGGCGCCATGGTCATCGCGTCCTGCGTCACCTCAACCGACCCGGTGCTGTCGCAGGCCGTTGCAAAGGGACCTTTCTCCGACAAGTTTGTCAGGCGTTCCCTCCGCGAGATCATCTCctccgaggccggcgccaacgacggGTTCGGCTTCCCGTTCCTGATGCTGGCCACGTACCTCATGCGGCACGCCGAGGGCTCCGAGGCGAACGCGGACGCTTCGGCGGCGCAAGCTGTAGCCCGAGCGATCCTGCCCCGTGCCGGAGACGTCGCCCGCCAGGGTGGCGGTGTCGGCATCGCGCTACAGAACTGGTTCCTCGAGACTTGGCTCTACTTTGTCCTGATGAGCATCGCTTACGGCGTCGTTGTGGGAACGCTGATCAGATTTGCCCTCAAATACTCTGTCAGGAA GAAGTGGATTGACTCGGAGAGCTACGTGCTCGTGCCCACGGCGATCGGT CTCTTCATGATGGGCACATCCGGATCCATCGGAACCGACGATCTTCTGTCTtgcttcgtcgccggcagcgcGCTCAACTGGGACGGCGAGTACCTGGCCGAGGCGCAAAAGCGACACGACGAAGTCAACGCGAGCATCGACGTCCTCCTCAACTTTGGCGGCTTCATCTACCTCGGGAGCATCATACCCTGGGGCGAGTTCAACTCGGACATCACAGGCATCAGCCCCGGCCGACTgttcggcctcggcgccctcgtgCTCGCCTTCCGCCGCAtccccgccgtcctcctcacCTACAAGCTCATGCCCAACACCATCAAGGACTGGAAGGAAGCCCTGTTCATGGGGTACTTCGGTCCCATCGGTGTCGGCGCGGCGTTCTACGTGGAGCACGCCCGCCACCTCTTCCccaaggtcgccgaggcaGCCGGCGACAACGAGGTGACGGACATGCTCCGAGCCATCGGGCCCGTCGTCTACTGGCTCGCGCTCTTCTCTATCATCGTCCACGGGCTCTCCATCCCCGCCCTCAACCTCATCTACGAGTACATGGGCGTGCAGCCCATCCAGGAggacgccgttgccgtccGGCGCCGGTCCGTCcgcgtgccgccgccgtcgaacgccgtcgagggcgacaagGAGACCTTCATCGCCTTCAACCGCTTCTCGCGGCCCAACCTGTCGACGGAGTCGCTGTCCCAcatgggcgacgacgactccTCTACGGTGACGGACGAGAAGATCCGGTGGCCCGACCTCGAGTCGGGCCTGCggcaggccaagaagaaTGCGAAACTGTCGCCGAGGCGAAGCTTCAACGTCCCGCGGCTGAGCCCGCCCCGCAGCCTCAgtcggccggcgacgagcgcCAGCCAGGTCAAGTGGGACCAGTCTCACGCCACGCAGGATTAA
- a CDS encoding Putative glycoside hydrolase, family 28, pectin lyase/virulence factor: MRGLAVFASLGASLALGLDVPRSSVDARIAVADPNIPSPSAWVERAGREDRRLCILEPDADGGDDAPALLAALNNRCRTRSIVVLPGPVYHIKSPMVTTELDDVVIDQRGKLLWSNDTSYWLSVSMPVGFQNQSTVWHFGGDRVVWEGHGVGTLDGNGQVWYDLNKGGSNMPRRPMNVNFWGLSNSVVRGLRFVQSQMWTMNIMHSKNLVFEDIYVNSTSSTENNSLNTDGADTMYSDNITFRRWVVVNGDDAIAVKANSSNIHVYDSEFFGSTGIAMGSIGQFAGQFEYIENVFARNVTLHDTLRACYFKTWTGVQIGYPPNGGGGGTGYARNIVLEDVTLDGARGEPLFITQCESYSGHAGESCDTSTFAISDVVWRGIRGTVADGVASAGFFRCSAAAGGCGNLTVEDFAVKPVGRDRDGVLNTWLCENVHGGQGFACREIEDADTETDTGAEEEL, translated from the coding sequence ATGCGCGGCTTGGCAGTCTTCGCGTCGCTAGGCGCAAGCCTCGCCCTCGGACTGGACGTCCCTCGGTCCTCTGTCGACGCGCGTATCGCGGTGGCGGATCCGAACATCCCGAGCCCCAGCGCCTGGGTCGAGAGAGCGGGGAGGGAGGACCGGAGGTTGTGCATTCTCGAgccggacgccgacggcggggaCGATGCCCCGGCGCTACTCGCCGCGTTGAACAACAGGTGCCGGACCAGGAGCATCGTCGTGCTGCCGGGTCCGGTCTACCACATCAAGTCGCCCATGGTGACCAccgagctggacgacgtGGTCATCGACCAGCGCGGCAAGCTGCTCTGGAGCAACGACACCAGCTACTGGCTCTCCGTGTCGATGCCCGTGGGGTTCCAGAACCAGAGCACGGTCTGGCACTTTGGTGGCGACCGCGTGGTATGGGAAGGCCACGGGGTCGGGACTCTGGACGGCAACGGTCAGGTGTGGTACGACCTGAACAAGGGGGGGTCCAACATGCCCCGGCGGCCGATGAACGTCAACTTCTGGGGCCTCTCGAACTCGGTCGTCAGGGGGCTCCGGTTCGTCCAAAGCCAGATGTGGACGATGAACATCATGCACTCGAAGAACCTCGTGTTCGAGGACATCTACGTGAACAGCACATCCTCCACGGAGAACAACTCGCTCAACACGGACGGCGCGGACACGATGTACTCGGACAACATCACCTTCCGGCGGTGGGTCGTGGTGAACGGGGACGACGCgatcgccgtcaaggccaacTCGAGCAACATCCACGTCTACGACAGCGAGTTCTTCGGCAGCACCGGCATCGCCATGGGGTCCATCGGGCAGTTCGCCGGCCAGTTCGAGTACATCGAGAACGTGTTCGCGCGGAACGTGACGCTGCACGACACGCTGCGGGCGTGCTACTTCAAGACGTGGACGGGCGTGCAGATCGGCTACCCGCCCaacggaggcggcggcggcacggggTACGCGCGCAACATCGTGCTAGAGGACGTCacgctcgacggcgcgcgCGGGGAGCCGCTCTTCATCACGCAGTGCGAGTCCTACTCCGGGCACGCGGGCGAGTCGTGCGACACGTCAACGTTCGCCATCTCGGACGTCGTCTGGAGGGGAATCAGGGGCACCGTCGCGGACGGCGTGGCCAGCGCGGGTTTCTTCCGGtgcagcgcggcggcgggcgggtgcGGCAACCTGACGGTGGAGGACTTTGCCGTGAAGCCCGTCGGCCGGGATCGGGACGGGGTGTTGAATACGTGGCTCTGCGAGAACGTCCACGGAGGCCAAGGGTTCGCGTGTCGGGAAATTGAAGATGCTGACACTGAAACTGACACTGgtgcggaggaggagctctGA